The genomic segment GGACGTGACCGGCGCCGACAACCTGCCCAGGGAAGGCGCGGGCATCGTGGTGGCGAATCACGTCACGAATTTCGATGTCTTCCCGATGCAATTTTCACTGCCGCGCCCGATCTTTTTCATGGGCAAAGCCGAGTTGTTCAAGAATCCCATCATGGATGCGGCGTTGCGTAACTTGAGCGCGTTCCCGGTCTCTCGCGGAGATAAAGATATGTGGGCAATGCGCCACGCCTCGAAGGTTCTCAAACAGGGTCAGTGGCTGGGGATGTTCCCCGAAGGGACGCGCTCGAAAGGGAAGGGGTTAAGCGTCGCCAAAACTGGAACAGCCCGAATGGCGATCGAAGCGGGTTGTCCCATCCTCCCGATGGCGATTACTGGCACAGATCAGTTTTTTGGGCGGTTCCCGCGTCGCGCCCTCGTCGAGGTAAACATCCTGCCGCCGCTAGTTGTGAGGGAGAATGAAAGCCCGCTGGCGTTAACCGATCGTTTGATGTTCACGCTGGCGCAGGCATTGCCCGCGTCCATGCGCGGGGTGTATGCAAGCCTGCCGCAGGGGTTTGGCTAGGAGATTTGTGGGAGGCATGCCCGGGTGCGGAACATTTTGCGGGGAACCGGCATCTACTAAATGTCAGAATTCAGAGGAGAAAAAATGAAAACCAAAAAGTTTATCCAATATTTTTTGCTTGCGGCATTGGCGCTTGCCACCTTTGCCTCCACAAGCCCGGCGTTCGCGCAAGGTTGCGGCTCCAGCGTAACTGTTGTCAGCGGTGACACCTTGCGAAAGATCGCCGATCGTTGCGGCACGTCCATCTCAGCCTTGCAACGCGCCAATCCGCACATCGGCTCTGGGAATTTGATCTACCCCGGTCAGGTGTTGCAACTGCCCGGCGCGATCCTCGGCACAGATGGCGGCTACTTCATCTATGTTGTCGCGCGCGGCGATTCGTTGAAAGGTTTGGCGACCCGCTTCGTTACAACGGTTGAGGCGTTGCTTCGCGATAACCCCGAGATCAAGAACGCGAACGTGATCTACGAAGGTCAGTGGATCAAAGTGTACGTGACTGTGACGCCCACTCCGCCGCCCGCCACGCCGCCTCCCTCCAGCGGACAGGTGTACTATGTGCAAAAAGGCGACACCCTGCGGAACATTGCCTCGCGCTGGAGCACAACGGTGGAGGAGATCCTGAAAGTGAATCCGCAACTCACCAACCCGAACCTGATCTACGTCGGGCAGGCGATCAACATCCCGTTGGGCGCGTCCAGTTACATCGTGCAAAAAGGCGACACGTTGAAGATCATCGCCGGTAAGTTCGGCTCCACGGTAGAGACTCTGCTCTGGCTCAACCCGAACATCTCGAACGCCAACCTGATCTACGTTGGGCAAGTGATCAACGTTCGGTAGTCAATCCAAATCGTTTGCGACACAGGCGCGCCGAAAAGCGCGCCTGTGTTATTTTTATTGCGAGCTCCTATTCGTGGATGGCTCACGATCGCGGCACAACGGCTTAAGTCGAACTCATAATGGATAACGGTTACGTGTCACGGCGAGAGGCTTTTCAAAGCATCCCAAAAAAATCCATGATCGCCCGCGGAACTGTCGGTAGATTTCGCCATTGACCGCTTTTGAGGTTTTGCTCTCTACCGTACATGTGCACCGCTAAGTGTCGCCATGACGCCATGCGACACCCGCAAAGAACGCAAAGAAAACCTTTTTAACTTGGCGACCTTAGCGTGCTCTGCGGTAATAATCTTCTCATGTACGGTAGAGAAAGGTTTTGTAACCTTTAGAGTTCAAACATCACTTGCCTATCTCGGATTTTCTCTACTATAATGCCTCATCAGCCCGAAAGATTCAATTTATATTGCGCGGAGGACGCATGAAGTCTCATTTTAATCTGCCCATACAGTTGGCTTTGATCGTTGTGTTGTTGTTCTCGTCCATTGCCGCCGCGCCCTATCAACAAACATTCCAGACTCCCATGGAAGACCTGTTGGATGCGCTTGGCGGCTATGAGTGTTTTGAAGGAAGCGCGTTCACTTGCGTGACCATTGAAGTTCCCCTCGATCATTTCAATCCGTTGGACGCCCGAACGCTGAATGTGACCTTCGCCGTCCTGCCTGCCGCGGGCGCGCGCAAGGGAATGTTCGTCACCGCGACTGGCGGTCCCGGCTACTCCGGTATCTCCTCGGCGGATTCTTACATGTCCGGTTTCGGCGAAGATGTGCTGAATTCGTTCGACATCGTTTTCTTCGACCAGCGTGGCTTGCTGTTCTCCGGCGACCAAACGTGTCCTGATGCCGCCAGCGCGTTTTATCAACGCGATGCGCGCGGCAAAACGCCCCAGCAGGAAGCGGCGTTGAAGCAATCCTCCAGCGCGTTCAGCGCCGGCTGTGTCGGCGAGGTAAGCGACCCCAGCCTCATGCCCTATCTTGGAACGAAGCAAGCGGTCGAAGATTTGGAAATTTTCCGCCAACTCTTGGGCGATGAAAAGTTCTGGCTCTATGGCGAAAGTTACGGAACGCAATACGCGCAGACGTATGCCGCCGCGCACAGCGACCACCTCGCCGGTCTCATCCTCGATGGCACGGTTGACCTCACCCTCGATGGATTTAATTACTACGTGCAACAGACTCAGGCATTCAGCGATGTGCTGACCGCCTCGCTCGAAGCCTGCAACGACGACCCCGCCTGCCGCAAAGATATGCTGGGCGACGCCGTCCGCGGATACGACGCGCTTGCCAAAATCCTAGAGAAACGCAATCTCCATTTCCGTTTTCCGCTTGCCAATGGCAAAGGCGCGTACCGCGCGTTCACACTTGCCAACCTCGAATATGTTGCGGCGAGCCAGGTTTATAGCGAGAGCGATCGCATGATGTTTGTCCGCGCTCTCGCGGCATTCACCTCGAAATTGGATATTCTTCCGCTTGCCCGCCTCCTCTATCTGGATTTGGGGGTTGACCCGCAAACCCTCGACGTAATCCCCGACCCGAGCTATTCCGAAGCGGTGTTCTACGGCGTTGAATGTCAGGATTACGGCTACCCCGGGAATACGCCCGAGGAAAAGGCAAACACCTACCTCGCCACAGTCGATTCATTTGAATTTTCCATCCCGCGTTTGGCTTCGTTGATCTATGCCGACCTGCCCTGCGCCTATTGGCCCAACGCCACCACCGACTTGACCCGCCCGGACTATCTGTTTGCTGAAGACATCCCAACTCTGGTGCTTGGCTCCACAGCCGACCCTGCCACCCCGTATGGCAACGGCGTCAATGTGTATGAGCATCTGGCAGACGCCTACCTCATCACACAGGAACAGGGACCTCACGTCATCTTCGGGCGCGGTAACGCCTGCCCCGATGAGATCGTGGTCGATTTCCTCGTCAACGATGTGACGCCCGCCGAACGCGAAACAACCTGCGAAGGATATCTGGTTGATCCGCACGTTCCGCTCGCGCCGCGCTTTGCCGTCTCGTTTGGAAGTCCGCGCAATGCGTTATCTGCCATGGAGACCGAAATTTACTACCTGCCCGAGTTCTATTACTGGGACGGTTTCACTCCGACCGTTGTCGGTTGTAATTACGGCGGCGCGCTTGGGTATGAATTGAATAACGCCGGCACGCGCGTCAATTTTTCGCTCGATAAATGCGCGTTCGCCTACAACTTCGTGATGACCGGCACCGGCTTCTATAACTTCGAAAACGACCGCTTTGTTTTGAATGTAACCACCACGGGGCGCTGGAAATGCAACTTGAAGTATGACCGCAAAGGCGAGAACATCAAGATCACCGGCAAATGCGACGGGAAGAATATCAACAGCGATAATTTCGACACCGAGCATCTCTGGCACATCTTCCCGAACTTCGAAGAGTTCAATAAGAGCAACAATTGAGACTCGCCTCGAAATTCATTTTTCGAGCGTAGCCACGGATTTCACCGATTTATACAAAAAAGCCAACCCGGTTTGCGGGTTGGCTTTTTTGATCGGCGGATTTAATTCATAATCCGCGAGAATCCGTGCAATCTGTGGCTGAGTCTTTTCCTGTGCCTTATTTTCTTCGAGCCTTTTTGGCTGTGGATTTCTTCTTCGCCGTCTTCTTCACGGTGGCAACTTTCTTCTGCGGACGATACTTCAGCGCCGCGTGTGCCGCCGCGAGACGAGCGATCGGCACGCGGAACGGCGAACACGAAACATAATTGTTGCCGATGATGTGACACCACTCGATGGAACTTGGGTCGCCGCCATGTTCGCCGCAGATACCCACTTCGAGATTCGGGCGCGTTGTCCGCCCTTCGGCGATTGCCCAATCCATGAGTTTGCCCACGCCGCCGCGATCCAGCGACTGGAACGGATTGACTTCGAGGATGCCCTGTTCCTGATACGTGATGAGGAAGTTGCGCTCGGCGTCGTCGCGCGAATAACCGTACGTCATTTGCGTGAGGTCGTTCGTGCCGAACGAGAAGAACTCGGCGTGTGTGGCAACTTCTGCCGCCGTCACTGCCGCGCGGGGGATCTCGATCATCGTCCCGAACTTGTAATCGAACTTCACTTTCTTTTCATCCATCACGGCTTTGGCGATGCGCTCGAGCCGCGGTTGGATCCATTCGAGTTCTTTCACCGTTCCCGTGAGCGGAATCATCACCTCAGGCTTCACCTTGATGCCGCGCTTTGTGCAATCCGCCGAGGCTTCGAAGATGGCGCGGACTTGCATCTCTACGATCTCAGGCATCGAAATGCTGAGGCGCACGCCGCGCAAGCCCATCATCGGGTTCGATTCGTGCAGTCCCTTGATGGCGGCGAGCAAGTCTTCTTTTTCTTTCAACCCAGCGGTTTCATTTTTCACGCGCATCGTGACGACTTCTTCGAGGAGTTTTTCCTCGTCGGGCATGAACTCGTGAAGCGGCGGATCAATTAAACGGATGATGACCGGGTAACCGTCCATTGCTTCAAACAGACCGTCGAAGTCTTTGCGCTGGTGGGGGAGGAGTTTGTTGAGCGCGGCTGTGCGTCCCTCGCTCGTGCCGGAGAGGATCATATCCTGCACGATGGGTAAACGCTCCGGCTCGAAGAACATATGCTCCGTGCGGCAGAGACCAATCCCCACCGCGCCATACGAGCGGGCGCGCTGCGCGTCTTTCGGATAATCGGCGTTCGCCCACACTTGTAATCCGCGCGTGGGGTAGCCGGGGGCTTTCGCTTCGCGCACACCTTTCGTGGCGGAAATTTCATCCGCCCACTTCAGGAGGGTGAGCAATTCAGTTTGCTCTTCAAGTGACGGCGACGTGGTCGGGATTTTTCCGATGAACACTTTACCGGTCGTGCCGTCCACCGAAACCCAATCGCCTTCTTTGACGGTCACATCGCCGACGGTCATCTGTCGTTTTTCAAGATTGATCTTGATCGCCGACGCGCCCACCACGCACGGGATTCCGAACTGACGTGCCACGACCGCCGCGTGTGAAGTGGCTCCGCCCTCGCTGGTCAGCACGCCCTTCGACGCGATCATGCCATGCACATCGTCCGGCTTGGTGAACGGACGCACCATGATCGTATCCTGCTTCTCGTCCTTCGCCATTCGTTCGGCGGTGTCCGCGTCAAAATAGATTTGTCCGACTGCCGCGCCGGGGGAGGCGTTTACGCCCTTCGCAAAGAACTTACCGGACTTCTCGGCATTCTCCATCGCATCGTGATCAAACTGCGGGTGGAGGAGTGAATCCACATTCTCCGGTGTGACGCGCTGGACAGCCTGCTCTTTGGTGATCAAGCCTTCCTTCGCCATATCCACCGCGACCTTGACCGCCGATTTCGCCGTGCGTTTTCCGTTGCGCGTTTGAAGCATCCACAACTTTCCGCGCTCGATGGTGAATTCGACATCCTGCATGTCTTTGTAGTGCTTTTCAAGCCGCGCGGTGATGCCCATGAATTCTTTGTAGGCTTTCGGCATCTGGTCTTTCAAGTGTTCGATCGGGTCCGCGTTACGGATGCCCGCCACCACGTCCTCACCTTGCGCGTTGATGAGATATTCGCCCATCATCTTCTTGTCGCCGGTGGACGGGTTGCGCGTGAACGCCACGCCCGTGGCTGAGTCGTCGCCCATGTTGCCGAAGACCATCGTCACGATGTTGACCGCCGTGCCGAGATCGTCGGGGATGTTCGTCGCGCGGCGATAGTCAATGGCGCGTTTGCCCATCCACGATTCGAACACGGCTTTGATGGCGAACTCCATTTGCTTGTACACATCTTGCGGAAAATCGAAACCGACTTGTTGTTTGAACACCCCTTTGAACACCGCGACCAATTCCTTCCAATCTTCGGCGGTCATTTCAGTGTCAGACTTGTATCCTTTTTTGGCTTTATGCTCCGCCATCGGATGTTCGAAATGTTCGTCGTCGAGGTTAAACACGGTCGCGCCGAACATCTCGATCAGGCGGCGGTACGAGTCCCACGCAAAGCGCGGATTGTTCGTCAGCGTTGCCAAGCCTTCCACCACCTCATCGTTCAAGCCAATGTTGAGGATGGTGTTCATCATGCCCGGCATCGAGAACTTCGCTCCCGAGCGGCACGAAACCAACAGCGGATTTTTCGGGTCGCCGAATTTCTTGCCCGCGCGTTTCTCGGTCACTTTCATTGCATCGAGCGCTTGCTTCCACATCCCCGGCGGAAACGCCCCACGCTGGCGAAACCAGTTACAGGCTTCGGTTGTGACCGTGAATCCCGGCGGCACCGGCACCCCGGCGCGAGTCATGTCGAATAATCCAGCGCCTTTTCCGCCAAGCAGGGCGCGCACATCCTCCCACGAGCCCGCGTATTTTTCGGCTTTCGCCACTTCATCGAATAGATATACCCAGGTTGTCATTCAGTCCTCCAAAATTTTTCTAAATCGGACACAGTTTACCACGAACGAATTAGAACAAAAGTAATGCGTACCGCCGCCGTTTGACACGTCTAACTGATAGCCCATTGCAAAGTGCCAACTCTGTCATTCTTCGATATAATGGGGGCTGATTGGATACACTATGCCGATAAAAATTCTTGTGATCGACGATGATACTGCCGTCACGGACCTGTTGTCGCTTTTGCTAAAATCGCAGGGCTTTGAAGTGGCGGCTACGAATAATAGCAACGACGGATTGAATTTTATCCGTGACGACCGACCCGACTTGGTGGTGCTCGACCTGATGATGCCGGAGATGGACGGGTGGGAGGTCTGTAAATCGGTGCGCGCGTTTAGCCAGGTGCCAATCATCATCCTCTCTGCCCTGAACGACCCTTCGATGATCGCCAGCGTGCTGGACGCCGGCGCAGACGATTACCTCACCAAACCGACTCCCAGCCGCGTGCTGGTGGCGCACATCAACCGATTGATCAAACGGAATGGTACAAACGGCGCACCCGGTCACGGCTTGGTGCCGCAAATGGGGACACCCTGAGCCGCTTCTTTCCCCAGTGGACGCCTGATTCAGTCATCCCCAGCCTTCTCCGCCGGGGATGATTTTTTATACGCTGAGTACCGCAAAGTTCACTTTGCGCTCGCGCATTACCAGGATGCTCGCAACCTAAACGTTGCGGTACAAATTTCTTCACGCCAAATACTTCAACGCCTTAGCCAACTCCAAAAGTTCTTGACGCAGTTGCACTGCGTCAAGGGCAATCCTTTCAGAACGCCGATTATGCCAAGCGCTTCAACGCCTCAGCCGTTTCTTTCACCGCTTCCATCATCGGCAAGTGACCGACGCCTTTCAACTCCACAAAATGCGCCGACGGCACTGCGGATTTCATCTCACGCGCGCGATCCACAGCCACCAACGAATCCGCGTCGCCATGAATAACCACAACAGGGATGTTGAGATCCGCCAGCATTGACGATGTGTCCATCCGTTCTGCCATGGCTCTGAGCGCGCCGATGAACGCGGAGGGTTGTTGTCTCTGCATGATCGCGGTGACTGCGTTTTGGTGTTCCTCGCTCGGCGAAAATTTAGGCTTCATCGCTTCCACCACGCCGCCGATGCCTTTCTCTGCCACCTCCGCCGCGGACTTGTACCGTCCCTCTTTGCGGTCGGGCGGATCGGCAAGCGTCTGCGTCGAGACAAGTCCCAGCCTGCTGACTCGTTCGGGGTACAGTTTTGTGAATGCCAGCGCGATGTACCCTCCCATTGAATGTCCCGCGATCGCGGCTTTCTGTATCCCAAGATGATCGAGCAAACCAGCAATGTCCGACGCGAAGTCGTCCAGCGTGTATTGCGAATCCACCGTGGATGATTCTCCAAATCCGCGCAGGTCGGGCAGGATGAGATCGAACGTCCCTTCGAGCATCGGCGCGACAAAATCCCACGTGTGATGGTCGAGTGGGAATCCATGCAACAGCACAAGCGGAGTCCCTTTGCCGCGGCGTTCGTACGCAAGTTCAATTCCGTTGACGTTTATTTTTTGCATTTTTTCTCCTTGCCTTTCTGTCTCCGAAAGATTTTGAGTGAGGGCGAATGAGCTTCAAAATTTACCGCCAAGAGCGCGAAGAGAGAATTTAATCTTAGCGCTCTTGGCGGGCTTAGCGGTTAAAAAAAATGAGCCAATGATCGACTTCGTCCTGCAAAATCATTTCCAATTCACCGCCACCTTCAACTTGCTTCCCATTTTTGAATAATAATGCACAAACCCGTTATCGCGCCCAAACTCATACACGTGGCGGGTGATGTCCACGTCCGCTTTGCAGTATTCAGCGACCTTGTCCAGTTCGCCATCACGAAACCATTGCACAGATTGCACGCCATCGGCAATTTTCGTCGCGCCGAGGGTCGCCTTCGCCAGCGAATCCAAGCTGAGACGAAAACCGAGCGTGCGATAAATATCCTGCAACATATCCGTCGAGCGGATGGAGCGTAGATTCTCGTTTGGCGCGTATGGCTTGAGCACCTCGTAATCGAAGCTGAGGATGTTGAATCCGATCACGCGGTCGGCAGATTTCAACTCGGCGACCAGAGCCACCGCGTCCTTTTCCCAATACACGGCAAAATCATTCCGCGCCGAGGACCACGTCACGCCGCAGGCGAGAAGTAGTTGCGATGGGTTTCGCCCGCCAACTTCTTCAAATAATTTTTGTGTTTCGAGGTCGAAGAATACGATGTTCATGTTTTTGGACAAGCCCTTTTGAACCACAGAGACACTGAGTCACAGAGTTTATTAAATTGATCTTCTCAGTGTCTCCGTGTCCCAGTGGTTTTCTCTTGGGAATCGGTTCATAGATTGCCGTCCTCTATCAATTTCCGCGCTAGCGACAACGCCTCATCCCGCGTGGAGATTTCGCCGATTGCCTGACCTTCACGGATCGCCTCGAGCAATTGACCGATGATTCTGCCCGCGTCTAAATTGAGTTCCTTCATCAACTCGTTGCCGTCCAGCAAGCGCGGAGGGGCGACGGTCTCTTCGCGTTTCTCCCAATAGTTCTCAAGGAAAATTTTCGCGATCTCCAGTGCGGCATTCCAATTCTCTGTCGTCTGTGTATGGTCGCGTGTGCCGCGCAGGTCGGCAAGACCGAGCAGGATCAAGTCTACGCCTGCTTCGCCTGCGTCGCGGAAGAAGCGGTAAATGGATTTGCGCGTCGGCTCCTTCTTTTTTTCCTCCAACTGCATCGTAAAGAAATGGAAGCGCATGTGGTTGAAGATGATTTTTTTGACGCGCTGAATCTCGTCGTTGCTGAGGTTGAACTTGTGCCCGCGCATAGACGCGACCTTCGCGCCCTGCACATCATGGTCAAAAAAACGGATGCGCCCCGTGTATTCCACAGTCTTGGTGGCTGGCTTCTCGACATCGTGATACAACGCGGCGAAGAACAACGCGGCGCGGACGGAACGATCCGTGTTGAGGGATTCAGTGAAGTGAGATTCAAACCGTTCGCGATATTTTCCAAGTGCGGAAACGAGCGCGTTCAAAAACGGATCTTCCCCGCCTGAACCTGATTCAAGCGCGGCAAGGATCGCTTCGAGGTGACCGAGAACTTTCAGCGTGTGTTCCCATACATCGTACACATGCGGTGGGGATTGTTCGCATCCCTTCATGGCGGAGAGTTCGGGCATCATGTGTGGAAACACGTCCAGCATCTCCAGCGCGCGCATGGACGAGTCGGGTTTCGGTCCCTCAAGGATTTTGAATAACTCGTCGCGTTGACGTTCGGGTGAGACGTTCGGCAACAGAGACGCGGCATCTTTCATCGCGCCGCGTGTGGCGAGGTCAATTTTGAGATCGAACGCCGCGGCGAGACGGACTCCGCGCAAAATGCGGATGGGGTCGTCGGTCAACGAGGTGGAGGAGCAGGCGCGGATGATTTTCGCGCGGATGTCGTCCGCGCCGTTGAGCGGGTCAATGAGGGAGTTGGTTTTCAGATCGTACGCAATGGCGTTGATCGTGAAATCGCGGGCGTGCAGATCGTCTTCGAGAGCTTGTCCTGAGCCTGTCGAAGGATCTCCTCCGCGATAGGTGGCGAAGTCGAGATAGGTGCGTGAGTTGTCATCACCAATAACGATGACGCGTCCCGTGTCGCGTTCTTCGTCGAGGATCATGAAGTTGGCGTCGAGGGCGCGGGCAACGCGTCGGGCGAGGGAAATGCCGCCCGAAGGCACGGCAAAATCAAAGTCCCGTGAGAGGCGGTTGAGGATCATGTCACGTACCGCGCCGCCGACAAGGTAAATATCCTGATCGGGCAGCGCGTCGCGGACTTTTTCCAACAAAGGCGGGGGCGGAAATTTGATCGGCATGTAAATGATTTCGAGTTTTTCTTTGTGACGGGTATTTTGCGCGGCGTGCAATGCCTGCTCAGGCGTTCCACCCTGAGCGATGATCTTGCCGCGAATGCGGGCAACCCAACGACCTGCATAATTTGAATTGTCTTGCATATCTTTCCCCAATCGTAAATCAAAAGCTTGCGCTGAGCAAGTCGAAGCGTCGTAAATCGTAAATCTGAAATCGTCAATCGGAAGGTTTATATTTATTCAAATCCACCACGCCAACGAACGGAAGGTTGCGATAGTATTCGTCGAGGTCGAGACCGTAGCCGAAGACAAATTTATTTGGGATCTCGAAGCCGCGATAATGAATCGGAACTGGAGTTTCGCGTCGTTCGGGCTTATCGAGCAGCGCGCAGACTTTGAGACTACGCGGCTGGCGCACTTGCAGAAGTTCAAGCACCGATGCGATGGTGTTGCCGCTGTCAACAATGTCTTCGACAAGCACCACGTCTTTGTCGCGGATGTCCATTTGCAAATCCATCGCGACGCGCACCGCGCCGCTTGATTCGCGTTTGCCCGCGCCGTACGATGAAACCGCCATGAAGTCCATCATGTGCGGAGATGTGATGTTGCGGCTGAGGTCAACGAGAAATGGCACGCCGCCGCGCAAGATGCACACGAGGAGCAAATTGCCGTCGGGGTAATCCGCGCTGATCTCCGCGCCGAGTTCGGCGATACGGGCTTGGAGGGATTTTTCGTCCACAAGAATTTCGGCGAGGATGTCTTTGTAGTTTTGCATTTTACAACACACTTTGGATCAAAGGATATGAATCATTTCTTCCCAATCAGTAGACTTCTTTATTTTAATGTTTGCGTGTTAAAATTGGAGAACGAGTCCTGAATGAGAGGTGAAGCAACGTGCTAAATTTAATTCGTTCTCCATTCAAATCTACTTTTGAAGAGTTCGCTCAAAGCATTACTTCAGATTGTTTAATTTGCTCGCCATACATAACATTTAACCCCATCAAAATGCTGGCTGAAGCAATTGCAAAAAATAGACCTGATAAAGATGTGAAAATTAGTATTTTGACGGATATTTCATTAAGAACGCTAGTCCAAGGTGCAACTGAAATACAGGCATTGTTATATCTTTTCAAGAATCATTACAATGTCACCGTTGTTTATTTGCCCAAGATCCACGCAAAGGTCTATATTTCGAATAAATCAAGTGCTATTATAACATCCGCCAATTTTACAGATGGCGGCGGGATAAGAAATTTAGAATATGGCATTAAGATAGACAGCCACGACGCTGTCAACAAAATCCAAAATGACATAGATGAATACAAAAAATTGGGTGCTATTGTTACGCCCAACCAATTGGAAGAAATTCAAGCACAAGTCGAGAGCATAAGAAAAATAATTCAGGTTGAACAGAAAACAATTTCCAAAAAACTACGTTTGGAATCAAAAAACCAGCAAAGGATCATTGAAGACAATCTGATACGAGTAAGAGTAAAACACAAAAGTATAAACTCTATTTTTTCTGAAACCCTACTTTACTTGTTGTCTCAAAAACCCATGC from the Candidatus Defluviilinea gracilis genome contains:
- a CDS encoding ribonuclease H-like domain-containing protein, with translation MNIVFFDLETQKLFEEVGGRNPSQLLLACGVTWSSARNDFAVYWEKDAVALVAELKSADRVIGFNILSFDYEVLKPYAPNENLRSIRSTDMLQDIYRTLGFRLSLDSLAKATLGATKIADGVQSVQWFRDGELDKVAEYCKADVDITRHVYEFGRDNGFVHYYSKMGSKLKVAVNWK
- a CDS encoding LysM peptidoglycan-binding domain-containing protein, which gives rise to MKTKKFIQYFLLAALALATFASTSPAFAQGCGSSVTVVSGDTLRKIADRCGTSISALQRANPHIGSGNLIYPGQVLQLPGAILGTDGGYFIYVVARGDSLKGLATRFVTTVEALLRDNPEIKNANVIYEGQWIKVYVTVTPTPPPATPPPSSGQVYYVQKGDTLRNIASRWSTTVEEILKVNPQLTNPNLIYVGQAINIPLGASSYIVQKGDTLKIIAGKFGSTVETLLWLNPNISNANLIYVGQVINVR
- a CDS encoding pyruvate, phosphate dikinase produces the protein MTTWVYLFDEVAKAEKYAGSWEDVRALLGGKGAGLFDMTRAGVPVPPGFTVTTEACNWFRQRGAFPPGMWKQALDAMKVTEKRAGKKFGDPKNPLLVSCRSGAKFSMPGMMNTILNIGLNDEVVEGLATLTNNPRFAWDSYRRLIEMFGATVFNLDDEHFEHPMAEHKAKKGYKSDTEMTAEDWKELVAVFKGVFKQQVGFDFPQDVYKQMEFAIKAVFESWMGKRAIDYRRATNIPDDLGTAVNIVTMVFGNMGDDSATGVAFTRNPSTGDKKMMGEYLINAQGEDVVAGIRNADPIEHLKDQMPKAYKEFMGITARLEKHYKDMQDVEFTIERGKLWMLQTRNGKRTAKSAVKVAVDMAKEGLITKEQAVQRVTPENVDSLLHPQFDHDAMENAEKSGKFFAKGVNASPGAAVGQIYFDADTAERMAKDEKQDTIMVRPFTKPDDVHGMIASKGVLTSEGGATSHAAVVARQFGIPCVVGASAIKINLEKRQMTVGDVTVKEGDWVSVDGTTGKVFIGKIPTTSPSLEEQTELLTLLKWADEISATKGVREAKAPGYPTRGLQVWANADYPKDAQRARSYGAVGIGLCRTEHMFFEPERLPIVQDMILSGTSEGRTAALNKLLPHQRKDFDGLFEAMDGYPVIIRLIDPPLHEFMPDEEKLLEEVVTMRVKNETAGLKEKEDLLAAIKGLHESNPMMGLRGVRLSISMPEIVEMQVRAIFEASADCTKRGIKVKPEVMIPLTGTVKELEWIQPRLERIAKAVMDEKKVKFDYKFGTMIEIPRAAVTAAEVATHAEFFSFGTNDLTQMTYGYSRDDAERNFLITYQEQGILEVNPFQSLDRGGVGKLMDWAIAEGRTTRPNLEVGICGEHGGDPSSIEWCHIIGNNYVSCSPFRVPIARLAAAHAALKYRPQKKVATVKKTAKKKSTAKKARRK
- a CDS encoding HD domain-containing protein, which translates into the protein MQDNSNYAGRWVARIRGKIIAQGGTPEQALHAAQNTRHKEKLEIIYMPIKFPPPPLLEKVRDALPDQDIYLVGGAVRDMILNRLSRDFDFAVPSGGISLARRVARALDANFMILDEERDTGRVIVIGDDNSRTYLDFATYRGGDPSTGSGQALEDDLHARDFTINAIAYDLKTNSLIDPLNGADDIRAKIIRACSSTSLTDDPIRILRGVRLAAAFDLKIDLATRGAMKDAASLLPNVSPERQRDELFKILEGPKPDSSMRALEMLDVFPHMMPELSAMKGCEQSPPHVYDVWEHTLKVLGHLEAILAALESGSGGEDPFLNALVSALGKYRERFESHFTESLNTDRSVRAALFFAALYHDVEKPATKTVEYTGRIRFFDHDVQGAKVASMRGHKFNLSNDEIQRVKKIIFNHMRFHFFTMQLEEKKKEPTRKSIYRFFRDAGEAGVDLILLGLADLRGTRDHTQTTENWNAALEIAKIFLENYWEKREETVAPPRLLDGNELMKELNLDAGRIIGQLLEAIREGQAIGEISTRDEALSLARKLIEDGNL
- a CDS encoding 1-acyl-sn-glycerol-3-phosphate acyltransferase; translated protein: MDTAIPPTIDSDSRARKKYYLEETPQRRALLVLLRAVFFAIMKMDVTGADNLPREGAGIVVANHVTNFDVFPMQFSLPRPIFFMGKAELFKNPIMDAALRNLSAFPVSRGDKDMWAMRHASKVLKQGQWLGMFPEGTRSKGKGLSVAKTGTARMAIEAGCPILPMAITGTDQFFGRFPRRALVEVNILPPLVVRENESPLALTDRLMFTLAQALPASMRGVYASLPQGFG
- a CDS encoding alpha/beta hydrolase translates to MQKINVNGIELAYERRGKGTPLVLLHGFPLDHHTWDFVAPMLEGTFDLILPDLRGFGESSTVDSQYTLDDFASDIAGLLDHLGIQKAAIAGHSMGGYIALAFTKLYPERVSRLGLVSTQTLADPPDRKEGRYKSAAEVAEKGIGGVVEAMKPKFSPSEEHQNAVTAIMQRQQPSAFIGALRAMAERMDTSSMLADLNIPVVVIHGDADSLVAVDRAREMKSAVPSAHFVELKGVGHLPMMEAVKETAEALKRLA
- a CDS encoding response regulator, whose product is MPIKILVIDDDTAVTDLLSLLLKSQGFEVAATNNSNDGLNFIRDDRPDLVVLDLMMPEMDGWEVCKSVRAFSQVPIIILSALNDPSMIASVLDAGADDYLTKPTPSRVLVAHINRLIKRNGTNGAPGHGLVPQMGTP
- a CDS encoding alpha/beta fold hydrolase, which codes for MKSHFNLPIQLALIVVLLFSSIAAAPYQQTFQTPMEDLLDALGGYECFEGSAFTCVTIEVPLDHFNPLDARTLNVTFAVLPAAGARKGMFVTATGGPGYSGISSADSYMSGFGEDVLNSFDIVFFDQRGLLFSGDQTCPDAASAFYQRDARGKTPQQEAALKQSSSAFSAGCVGEVSDPSLMPYLGTKQAVEDLEIFRQLLGDEKFWLYGESYGTQYAQTYAAAHSDHLAGLILDGTVDLTLDGFNYYVQQTQAFSDVLTASLEACNDDPACRKDMLGDAVRGYDALAKILEKRNLHFRFPLANGKGAYRAFTLANLEYVAASQVYSESDRMMFVRALAAFTSKLDILPLARLLYLDLGVDPQTLDVIPDPSYSEAVFYGVECQDYGYPGNTPEEKANTYLATVDSFEFSIPRLASLIYADLPCAYWPNATTDLTRPDYLFAEDIPTLVLGSTADPATPYGNGVNVYEHLADAYLITQEQGPHVIFGRGNACPDEIVVDFLVNDVTPAERETTCEGYLVDPHVPLAPRFAVSFGSPRNALSAMETEIYYLPEFYYWDGFTPTVVGCNYGGALGYELNNAGTRVNFSLDKCAFAYNFVMTGTGFYNFENDRFVLNVTTTGRWKCNLKYDRKGENIKITGKCDGKNINSDNFDTEHLWHIFPNFEEFNKSNN